The proteins below come from a single Verrucomicrobiia bacterium genomic window:
- a CDS encoding NAD-dependent epimerase/dehydratase, with product MRILITGGAGYIGSVLAPTLLADGHAVTVVDNFYFAQNSLLDCCQYEKFEVIRGDCRDENLIKPLVAKADLIIPLAALVGVPLCNTDQIGTRTINQEAVEMLCRLASPAQWMIMPVTNSGYGIGEKGKFCTEETPLRPISTYGVTKVKAEEAVLKRENSMSFRLATVFGVAPRMRLDLLVNDFVYRAVNDRAIMIFEGHFKRNYIHIRDVVRAFQHGMANFEKMKGKPYNVGLEEANLSKLELCEVIKKHLPKLVYLEAPIGEDPDKRDYIVSNARILATGFRTEWNLDRGIQELIKAYTILRNTIYSNV from the coding sequence ATGAGAATTCTGATCACAGGGGGCGCGGGTTACATCGGTTCTGTCCTGGCTCCGACACTGCTGGCAGACGGGCACGCGGTGACGGTCGTCGACAACTTCTATTTTGCACAAAACAGCCTGCTCGACTGCTGCCAATACGAGAAGTTCGAAGTCATCCGAGGTGACTGCCGCGACGAGAATCTCATCAAGCCGCTGGTTGCCAAGGCTGACCTGATCATCCCACTGGCAGCGTTGGTCGGCGTTCCCCTTTGCAACACGGACCAGATTGGCACGCGTACGATCAACCAGGAAGCGGTGGAGATGCTGTGCCGCCTCGCAAGCCCCGCTCAATGGATGATCATGCCGGTCACCAACAGCGGCTATGGCATTGGTGAGAAAGGAAAGTTTTGCACCGAAGAAACGCCGTTGCGCCCAATATCCACCTACGGTGTCACCAAGGTCAAAGCGGAGGAAGCGGTTTTGAAGCGTGAGAACAGCATGAGTTTCCGGCTCGCCACAGTGTTCGGCGTCGCGCCGCGCATGCGCCTCGACCTTCTCGTCAATGACTTCGTTTACCGCGCCGTGAACGACCGCGCGATCATGATTTTTGAAGGGCATTTCAAACGGAACTACATCCACATCCGCGACGTGGTCCGCGCTTTCCAGCATGGGATGGCGAACTTCGAAAAAATGAAGGGCAAGCCTTACAACGTCGGGCTGGAGGAGGCCAACCTGTCCAAGCTCGAGCTGTGCGAAGTCATCAAGAAACATCTGCCCAAGCTGGTCTATCTCGAGGCGCCCATCGGGGAGGATCCAGACAAGCGCGATTACATCGTGTCGAACGCCCGCATCCTGGCAACGGGCTTCCGAACCGAATGGAACCTGGATCGCGGAATCCAGGAATTGATCAAGGCCTACACGATTCTCCGGAATACGATCTATTCGAACGTTTGA